The Kineococcus endophyticus genome contains a region encoding:
- a CDS encoding ABC transporter permease, which translates to MDRSVVPVALAVVLLAGVAVGVGALGGIRQGRDVVTAVLRAVVQIVVVGLVLGLVLRTPALAPFYLALALGVASWTSARRLGSGGVGVRRVWPVTVLAIGAGAGSAAGIVFAVGALPPHVLQVVPFTAQLIGGSMTATTLAGRRMLDDVDAGWHEVEGWLAIGARTAQAVAPLGRTAAARALAPALDQTRTVGLVTLPGAFVGLLLGGASPWEAARVQLLVLVGLLAAETVAVVVVTRGIGGFLQGRPGARNPSGSP; encoded by the coding sequence GTGGACCGCTCGGTGGTGCCGGTCGCGCTGGCGGTGGTGCTGCTGGCCGGCGTCGCCGTCGGTGTCGGTGCCCTGGGCGGGATCCGGCAGGGCCGGGACGTCGTCACCGCGGTGCTCCGGGCGGTGGTGCAGATCGTCGTCGTGGGCCTCGTGCTCGGGCTGGTGCTGCGCACGCCCGCGCTCGCCCCGTTCTACCTCGCACTGGCGCTCGGGGTGGCGAGCTGGACCTCCGCGCGCCGGCTGGGCAGCGGTGGCGTCGGCGTGCGGCGGGTGTGGCCGGTGACCGTCCTGGCGATCGGCGCGGGCGCCGGGAGCGCGGCCGGGATCGTGTTCGCCGTCGGGGCCCTGCCGCCGCACGTGCTGCAGGTGGTGCCCTTCACCGCGCAACTGATCGGCGGGTCGATGACCGCCACGACGCTCGCCGGCCGCCGGATGCTCGACGACGTCGACGCGGGGTGGCACGAGGTCGAGGGCTGGCTGGCGATCGGGGCCCGGACCGCCCAGGCGGTCGCTCCGCTGGGCCGGACCGCGGCGGCTCGCGCCCTCGCCCCGGCGCTGGACCAGACGCGGACGGTGGGGCTCGTGACGCTGCCCGGCGCGTTCGTGGGGCTGCTGCTCGGCGGGGCGAGCCCCTGGGAGGCGGCCCGCGTCCAGCTGCTGGTGCTCGTGGGGTTGCTGGCCGCCGAGACCGTCGCGGTGGTCGTCGTCACGCGGGGGATCGGAGGGTTCCTGCAAGGGCGTCCCGGTGCGCGGAACCCGTCCGGGAGCCCGTGA
- a CDS encoding cold-shock protein has translation MAQGTVKWFNAEKGYGFIEQDGGGPDVFVHYSAIGGNGYRSLEENQRVEFEVTQGQKGPQAESVVAL, from the coding sequence ATGGCTCAGGGCACCGTCAAGTGGTTCAACGCCGAGAAGGGCTACGGGTTCATCGAACAGGACGGCGGCGGCCCCGACGTCTTCGTGCACTACTCCGCCATCGGCGGCAACGGCTACCGCTCGCTGGAGGAGAACCAGCGCGTGGAGTTCGAGGTGACCCAGGGCCAGAAGGGTCCGCAGGCCGAGTCGGTCGTCGCGCTCTGA
- a CDS encoding glycoside hydrolase family 15 protein has protein sequence MRRRWLLAAGGASVLGVGTVGATMLPDRTEAAPLPRLLSGPGWYDADPRAESAWLATGRVPGDAGPYGGLVRRALLDLRALTGPDGAVAAGPAPSWAYAWPRDSAFAAAALARTGHLDDADRILRFLSRVQLPDGGFEARYLLDGRGTPDDRRRQDDGAGWSLWALRAALDADPDAASARDRAQEHRGLLERALEFTLDRTADGTRLPDPSPDYWERSERLLTLGAVAPLVAGLRAGAAVLSRLRDRRRARTVSAAAGTLAGLVRERFAPAGWTRCAGGRGDAVDAAVTFCLPPFAPRADHDVLQALEVYEVAARRPAGGLAPGAGWRQDGISWTPETALVALAAASCGRTAQAEAWLTWLGAHLTAWGSLPEKVLPDGSPAGPAPLGWTAACVVLAVDTLGRG, from the coding sequence GTGCGGCGACGGTGGTTGCTGGCGGCCGGGGGTGCCTCCGTGCTCGGCGTGGGGACGGTGGGCGCGACGATGCTGCCGGACCGCACCGAGGCCGCACCGCTGCCCCGGCTCCTGTCCGGACCCGGGTGGTACGACGCCGACCCGCGGGCCGAGTCGGCCTGGCTGGCCACGGGCCGGGTCCCCGGCGACGCCGGCCCGTACGGCGGTCTCGTGCGACGGGCGCTGCTCGACCTGCGGGCGCTGACGGGCCCGGACGGGGCCGTCGCGGCCGGCCCGGCGCCGTCCTGGGCGTACGCCTGGCCGCGCGACTCGGCCTTCGCGGCCGCCGCGCTGGCCCGCACGGGACACCTCGACGACGCCGACCGGATCCTGCGGTTCCTGTCCCGCGTCCAGCTGCCGGACGGCGGTTTCGAGGCCCGCTACCTGCTCGACGGCCGCGGCACCCCCGACGACCGCCGCCGCCAGGACGACGGGGCCGGCTGGTCGCTGTGGGCGCTGCGGGCCGCGCTCGACGCCGACCCCGACGCCGCCTCCGCCCGGGACCGGGCGCAGGAGCACCGGGGGCTGCTCGAGCGCGCGCTGGAGTTCACCCTCGACCGGACGGCCGACGGGACGCGGTTGCCGGACCCCTCCCCGGACTACTGGGAACGGTCCGAGCGGCTCCTCACCCTCGGGGCCGTCGCGCCGCTGGTCGCCGGCCTGCGCGCGGGCGCCGCCGTCCTGTCGCGGCTGCGGGACCGCCGACGCGCCCGCACGGTCTCGGCGGCCGCCGGGACGCTCGCAGGACTCGTCCGCGAGCGCTTCGCGCCGGCGGGGTGGACCCGTTGCGCCGGGGGGCGCGGTGACGCCGTGGACGCCGCCGTGACGTTCTGCCTCCCGCCGTTCGCGCCGCGGGCCGACCACGACGTCCTGCAGGCCCTGGAGGTCTACGAGGTGGCCGCGCGGCGGCCGGCCGGTGGGCTGGCGCCCGGGGCGGGGTGGCGTCAGGACGGGATCTCCTGGACGCCCGAGACGGCGCTCGTCGCACTGGCCGCGGCGTCGTGCGGCCGCACCGCGCAGGCCGAGGCGTGGCTGACCTGGCTGGGCGCGCACCTGACCGCGTGGGGCAGCCTGCCGGAGAAGGTGCTGCCGGACGGCTCCCCGGCCGGTCCGGCGCCCCTGGGGTGGACCGCGGCGTGCGTCGTGCTGGCCGTCGACACGCTCGGCCGCGGGTGA
- a CDS encoding NAD(P)/FAD-dependent oxidoreductase: MPRPVPGTPNPDLLDVLVVGGGAAGLSAAVALGRARRRVTVLDAQNPRNAPAHGVHNFLTRDGVDPFELQRSGSEEVRRYGGTVVAATATGATRNSDGSFTVVGSAGEFHARRLVVATGLVDDLPEVPGLREHWGGDVVHCPYCHGYEVADRAIGVLATSALSGHQAWLFRQWSADLVYFSHTAPPLTAERRAELLARGTRIVDGEVREVLAADGRVRGVRLADGTVVDREVLVVGAPVRVSSPVLDDLGIVREPVVVGGVEVGDRYPSGPGGETSVPGVHLAGNVTDPQAQVVTAAGAGLLAGAAVNADLIAEETAAAVATFRA; the protein is encoded by the coding sequence ATGCCTCGTCCCGTGCCTGGAACCCCGAACCCCGACCTGCTCGACGTCCTCGTCGTCGGCGGTGGCGCCGCCGGCCTGTCCGCCGCCGTCGCCCTCGGCCGCGCCCGGCGGCGCGTGACCGTGCTCGACGCGCAGAACCCCCGCAACGCCCCCGCGCACGGCGTCCACAACTTCCTGACCCGCGACGGCGTCGACCCGTTCGAGCTGCAGCGCAGCGGTTCCGAGGAGGTCCGCCGCTACGGCGGGACGGTCGTGGCGGCCACCGCGACCGGTGCGACCCGGAACTCCGACGGCTCGTTCACCGTCGTCGGCTCCGCCGGGGAGTTCCACGCCCGCCGCCTCGTCGTCGCCACCGGGCTCGTCGACGACCTGCCCGAGGTCCCGGGCCTGCGGGAGCACTGGGGAGGTGACGTCGTCCACTGCCCGTACTGCCACGGGTACGAGGTCGCCGACCGCGCGATCGGCGTCCTCGCCACGTCGGCCCTGTCGGGCCACCAGGCCTGGTTGTTCCGCCAGTGGAGCGCCGACCTCGTGTACTTCTCGCACACCGCTCCCCCGCTGACGGCCGAACGCCGTGCGGAACTCCTGGCCCGCGGAACCCGGATCGTCGACGGGGAGGTCCGCGAGGTCCTGGCGGCCGACGGGCGGGTGCGGGGCGTCCGCCTGGCGGACGGCACCGTCGTCGACCGCGAGGTCCTCGTCGTCGGCGCGCCCGTGCGCGTGTCCTCCCCCGTGCTGGACGACCTCGGGATCGTGCGGGAACCCGTCGTGGTGGGCGGCGTGGAGGTCGGGGACCGCTACCCCTCCGGCCCCGGCGGCGAGACGAGCGTGCCGGGCGTGCACCTGGCGGGGAACGTCACCGACCCGCAGGCGCAGGTCGTCACCGCCGCCGGCGCGGGACTCCTGGCCGGGGCCGCGGTGAACGCGGACCTGATCGCGGAGGAGACGGCGGCCGCCGTCGCCACGTTCCGGGCCTGA
- a CDS encoding helix-turn-helix domain-containing protein: protein MSGVTGRLEDVAVDDVAATTAAVGPRLRRLRTDAGRTLAEVGAATGISVSTLSRLESGGRKVTLELLLPLAEHFEVGLDELVRPARPASRAARRTVHRGMTYLPLTAAPGGLRAYKQVLDPGAGEESDEQNVHEGYEWIYVMAGRLRMRLGDDDFVVAAGEAAEFDTRLPHRVSNPGTVPTECLVLFGRQGERMHVRARPRAPRVRSR from the coding sequence ATGTCCGGTGTGACCGGGAGACTCGAGGACGTGGCGGTGGACGACGTGGCGGCGACGACCGCCGCGGTGGGGCCGAGGCTGCGGCGGTTGCGGACGGACGCCGGCCGCACGCTCGCCGAGGTCGGCGCGGCGACGGGGATCTCCGTGAGCACCCTGTCGCGGCTGGAGTCGGGCGGCCGGAAGGTGACCCTGGAACTCCTGCTGCCGCTCGCCGAGCACTTCGAGGTGGGGCTCGACGAACTCGTGCGCCCCGCGCGTCCGGCGTCCCGGGCCGCTCGGCGGACGGTGCACCGGGGGATGACGTACCTGCCGCTCACGGCGGCCCCGGGTGGGTTGCGGGCCTACAAGCAGGTGCTCGACCCCGGTGCGGGGGAGGAGTCGGACGAGCAGAACGTCCACGAGGGGTACGAGTGGATCTACGTCATGGCGGGGCGGTTGCGGATGCGCCTCGGGGACGACGACTTCGTCGTGGCGGCCGGGGAGGCGGCCGAGTTCGACACCCGGCTGCCGCACCGCGTCAGCAACCCCGGCACGGTCCCGACGGAGTGCCTCGTCCTGTTCGGTCGGCAGGGGGAACGGATGCACGTGCGGGCGCGGCCCCGCGCCCCGCGCGTCAGGTCGCGGTGA
- a CDS encoding GNAT family N-acetyltransferase, translating to MSEENVRTDRLVLTRPVPADLDDVFTLYSDPAVWEHFPSRRHTDPATTRGLLDAVDESWQLVGLGSWVARDADGALVGTGGCDLRLGLAWNLGYRLARASWGQGYAQELIRAAVAAARRVRFDLPITAYLLEHNVRSKAAAERAGLHLVWQGPDAGNPDPAAVRLLYADRPLSTVVVRELTAT from the coding sequence GTGAGCGAGGAGAACGTCCGCACCGACCGGCTCGTCCTGACCCGGCCGGTGCCCGCCGACCTCGACGACGTGTTCACCCTCTACTCCGACCCGGCGGTGTGGGAGCACTTCCCCAGCCGCCGCCACACCGACCCCGCGACGACGCGCGGACTGCTCGACGCCGTCGACGAGAGCTGGCAGCTCGTGGGGCTGGGCAGCTGGGTGGCGCGCGACGCCGACGGGGCCCTCGTGGGCACCGGGGGGTGCGACCTGCGCCTCGGCCTGGCGTGGAACCTCGGCTACCGGCTGGCCCGGGCCTCCTGGGGCCAGGGGTACGCGCAGGAACTCATCCGCGCCGCCGTCGCCGCCGCCCGGCGGGTGCGGTTCGACCTCCCGATCACGGCGTACCTGCTGGAGCACAACGTCCGCTCCAAGGCCGCCGCGGAGCGCGCGGGCTTGCACCTCGTGTGGCAGGGGCCGGACGCGGGGAACCCCGATCCGGCCGCCGTCCGCCTGCTCTACGCCGACCGACCGCTGAGCACGGTCGTCGTGCGGGAACTCACCGCGACCTGA
- a CDS encoding ABC transporter permease: MTHAAAPSRTVGPARLTWLHTRYQVLETLRVPVVVVSTAVFPALIFTVFVVPQAGAMSPLAATAATAQLAVFSAMSTALFTHGAGIAEDRALPWDTHLRTLPVGAAPRFLARVLMGAFFTLLGLVPLVALSALLTDATVSVARFLEGLVALLAAGVPLLALGLAIGYSLPAKAALALAQVVLLPLAFAGGLFLPPETMPDWLQSISVWTPTRAGRDLVTSAVTGLDVGTRVVPVLVGWAVVFGAVAVWAIRRDQGRRFR; the protein is encoded by the coding sequence GTGACGCACGCCGCCGCCCCCTCGCGCACGGTCGGTCCCGCCCGGCTCACGTGGTTGCACACCCGCTACCAGGTGCTCGAAACCCTGCGGGTGCCCGTCGTCGTCGTCAGCACCGCGGTGTTCCCCGCCCTCATCTTCACGGTCTTCGTCGTGCCGCAGGCGGGGGCGATGAGCCCCCTCGCCGCGACGGCCGCGACGGCGCAGCTCGCGGTGTTCTCGGCCATGAGCACGGCCCTGTTCACCCACGGCGCGGGGATCGCCGAGGACCGGGCGCTGCCGTGGGACACGCACCTGCGCACCCTGCCCGTCGGTGCCGCGCCGCGGTTCCTCGCGCGCGTCCTCATGGGGGCGTTCTTCACCCTCCTCGGGCTGGTGCCGCTCGTCGCGCTCTCGGCCCTGCTCACGGACGCGACCGTGTCCGTGGCCCGGTTCCTCGAGGGCCTCGTCGCGCTGCTCGCCGCCGGTGTCCCGTTGCTGGCGCTGGGGTTGGCGATCGGCTACTCGCTCCCCGCCAAGGCCGCGCTGGCGCTGGCGCAGGTCGTGCTGCTGCCGCTCGCGTTCGCCGGCGGGTTGTTCCTGCCGCCGGAGACGATGCCGGACTGGTTGCAGTCCATCTCCGTCTGGACCCCGACCCGCGCCGGACGCGACCTGGTGACCAGCGCCGTCACGGGGCTGGACGTCGGGACCCGCGTCGTGCCCGTCCTCGTCGGCTGGGCCGTCGTGTTCGGCGCCGTCGCCGTGTGGGCCATCCGCCGGGACCAGGGCCGCCGGTTCCGCTGA
- a CDS encoding ABC transporter ATP-binding protein: MPAPAAAVEVDHVTRTFGPLTALDDVSLEVEAGEAVGVLGPNGAGKSTLLSLLAGLRRPDRGTVRVAGGDPRDPGARARIGVTPQATGLPQTLKVREVVDFAAGHHRDPVPRPELLERFGLTDLAGRQCGGLSGGQQRRVAVALAFVGRPRVVLLDEPTTGLDVPARLSLWEAVRGFVADGGTLLLTSHHLEEVEALAHRVVVVDHGRVLVSGTVEEVRGRTEVRRVRFRADSVPDDLLVGAEVLVRDGDRVELLVPDADGLVRDLVRREVSFRDLEVATASLEEAFLALTSGATTPEEVSR; encoded by the coding sequence GTGCCCGCACCCGCCGCCGCCGTCGAGGTCGACCACGTCACGCGCACGTTCGGGCCCCTCACCGCGCTCGACGACGTCAGCCTCGAGGTCGAGGCCGGGGAGGCCGTGGGCGTCCTCGGCCCGAACGGCGCCGGGAAGTCGACGCTGCTGTCGTTGCTGGCCGGTCTGCGCCGACCCGACCGCGGCACGGTCCGCGTGGCGGGGGGCGACCCCCGGGACCCGGGCGCCCGCGCCCGCATCGGCGTCACCCCGCAGGCCACCGGACTGCCGCAGACCCTCAAGGTCCGCGAGGTCGTCGACTTCGCCGCGGGCCACCACCGCGATCCCGTGCCGCGACCCGAACTGCTGGAACGGTTCGGGCTGACCGACCTCGCCGGCCGGCAGTGCGGCGGGCTGTCCGGCGGTCAGCAACGCAGGGTCGCGGTGGCGCTCGCCTTCGTCGGGCGGCCGCGCGTCGTGCTCCTCGACGAACCGACGACCGGGCTCGACGTGCCGGCCCGCCTGTCGCTGTGGGAGGCCGTGCGCGGGTTCGTCGCCGACGGCGGCACGCTGCTGCTGACGTCGCACCACCTCGAGGAGGTCGAGGCGCTCGCCCACCGCGTGGTCGTCGTCGACCACGGCCGGGTGCTGGTGTCCGGCACGGTCGAGGAGGTCCGCGGCCGCACCGAGGTGCGCCGCGTCCGCTTCCGCGCCGACTCCGTCCCCGACGACCTGCTGGTGGGCGCGGAGGTGCTCGTCCGCGACGGCGACCGCGTCGAACTCCTCGTCCCCGACGCCGACGGTCTGGTCCGCGACCTCGTGCGCCGCGAGGTCTCCTTCCGGGACCTGGAGGTGGCGACGGCCTCGCTCGAGGAGGCGTTCCTCGCCCTCACCTCCGGGGCGACGACGCCGGAGGAGGTCTCCCGGTGA
- a CDS encoding type B 50S ribosomal protein L31 gives MRPAIHPVYEAVVFRDKSAGTAFLTRSTIVTRDLPTVEWEDGGTYPVWDVDVSAASHPFWTGTARVLDTEGRVEKFRRRYARP, from the coding sequence GTGCGCCCCGCCATCCACCCCGTCTACGAGGCCGTCGTCTTCCGCGACAAGTCCGCCGGCACCGCGTTCCTGACCCGGTCGACGATCGTCACGCGCGACCTGCCGACGGTGGAGTGGGAGGACGGCGGCACGTACCCGGTGTGGGACGTCGACGTCTCCGCCGCCAGCCACCCGTTCTGGACCGGGACCGCCCGCGTCCTGGACACCGAGGGCCGTGTGGAGAAGTTCCGCCGCCGCTACGCCCGCCCCTGA
- the rpmB gene encoding 50S ribosomal protein L28 — MSARCQVTGAEPGFGKSVSHSHRRTNRRWDPNLQRKKYFVPSLGRTVTLTVSARGIKTIDQRGIESVVAQIRARGERI, encoded by the coding sequence GTGTCGGCTCGATGCCAGGTGACGGGCGCGGAACCCGGGTTCGGGAAGTCCGTCTCCCACTCGCACCGCCGGACCAACCGGCGCTGGGACCCCAACCTCCAGCGCAAGAAGTACTTCGTGCCCTCGTTGGGACGCACGGTCACGCTGACCGTGTCGGCACGGGGCATCAAGACCATCGACCAGCGCGGCATCGAGTCCGTGGTGGCGCAGATCCGAGCGCGAGGGGAGCGCATCTGA
- the rpmG gene encoding 50S ribosomal protein L33: MARTADVRPVIKLRSTAGTGYTYVTRKNRRNDPDRMVIRKYDPVARRHVDFREER, translated from the coding sequence ATGGCGAGGACCGCCGACGTCCGTCCGGTGATCAAGCTGAGGTCGACCGCGGGGACCGGGTACACGTACGTGACCCGCAAGAACCGCCGCAACGACCCCGACCGCATGGTCATCCGCAAGTACGACCCCGTCGCGCGCAGGCACGTCGACTTCCGCGAGGAGCGCTGA
- the rpsN gene encoding 30S ribosomal protein S14 — translation MAKTSKTARNEQRRAVVERWAQRRAELKRTVANPHLPAGERAAAQLALQKLPRDASPTRLRNRDAADGRPRGFLRKFGISRVRLREMAHAGELPGVTKSSW, via the coding sequence ATGGCCAAGACGTCGAAGACCGCCCGCAACGAGCAGCGGCGCGCCGTCGTCGAGCGCTGGGCGCAGCGGCGGGCCGAGCTGAAGCGCACGGTGGCGAACCCGCACCTGCCCGCCGGGGAACGCGCCGCGGCCCAGCTCGCGCTGCAGAAGCTGCCGCGGGACGCGAGCCCGACGCGGCTGCGCAACCGCGACGCCGCCGACGGCCGGCCCCGGGGTTTCCTGCGGAAGTTCGGCATCTCCCGCGTCCGCCTGCGGGAGATGGCGCACGCCGGGGAACTGCCCGGAGTCACGAAGTCCAGCTGGTGA
- the ykgO gene encoding type B 50S ribosomal protein L36 has protein sequence MKVVKSLKSLKQKDGSIVVRRHGKVFVLNKRNPRWKARQG, from the coding sequence GTGAAGGTCGTCAAGTCCCTGAAGTCCCTGAAGCAGAAGGACGGCTCCATCGTCGTCCGGCGGCACGGGAAGGTGTTCGTCCTCAACAAGCGGAACCCGCGGTGGAAGGCCCGCCAGGGCTGA
- a CDS encoding GNAT family N-acetyltransferase: MSVPDLPVDLHEDLHEDLHEDLHEEPPGGPAGRFLRTAFWAEAAAATGLPLQQGAPAADLVDLVPPHGAFVVAGERRGCVGVRTLPDGAVEVKRLFVTPEARGSGLGRSLLTWCEDWARARGAIRLVLDTHGALTAARALYLSAGFREVERYNDNPHAQLWFAKEL; this comes from the coding sequence GTGAGCGTTCCAGACCTCCCCGTGGACCTGCACGAGGACCTGCACGAGGACCTGCACGAGGACCTGCACGAGGAACCGCCCGGTGGACCCGCCGGGCGGTTCCTGCGCACCGCGTTCTGGGCCGAGGCGGCCGCCGCGACCGGTCTGCCCCTGCAGCAGGGGGCGCCCGCAGCCGACCTCGTCGACCTCGTCCCCCCGCACGGCGCGTTCGTCGTGGCGGGGGAGCGGCGGGGCTGCGTCGGCGTGCGGACCTTGCCGGACGGGGCGGTCGAGGTGAAGCGCCTGTTCGTCACCCCCGAGGCCCGGGGCAGCGGGCTCGGCCGGTCGCTGCTCACGTGGTGCGAGGACTGGGCCCGCGCCCGCGGCGCGATCCGGCTGGTGCTCGACACGCACGGTGCCCTCACCGCCGCCCGCGCGCTCTACCTCTCAGCGGGTTTCCGCGAGGTCGAGCGGTACAACGACAACCCGCACGCGCAGTTGTGGTTCGCGAAGGAGCTGTGA
- a CDS encoding phosphotransferase family protein: protein MQASQRDRAVAAATEIATSSGLPVDDAVVLHASNALTLRLLPCDVVARVSVRDVEQAQRELDLATTLAAVAPVVALDPRVPVRAHVRGEFVVTFWAHEVDSGQLPTPDDYAHALLLLHQGMRSPDLTLDAPRFTGRVDAARTLLLDRTRTPDAPDDVRGTVLDALAGAVAMIDRAGRPEQLLHGEPHPGNVLSTPAGLRFVDWETCCRGPVELDVAHAPDEVAQHYPGLDPAVLHACRIVMYALIVTWRWDRDDRLPDRERLARVWFAELQALLDDPAPG, encoded by the coding sequence ATGCAGGCGTCACAGCGGGACCGCGCCGTCGCGGCGGCGACGGAGATCGCCACGTCCTCCGGGTTGCCGGTGGACGACGCCGTCGTCCTGCACGCCTCCAACGCGCTGACGCTGCGGCTCCTGCCGTGCGACGTGGTCGCGCGCGTTTCGGTGCGGGACGTGGAGCAGGCGCAGCGCGAACTCGACCTGGCGACCACCCTGGCGGCCGTGGCGCCGGTCGTCGCGCTCGATCCGAGGGTTCCGGTCCGGGCGCACGTGCGCGGCGAGTTCGTCGTCACGTTCTGGGCGCACGAGGTGGACTCCGGGCAGCTGCCGACGCCGGACGACTACGCGCACGCTCTGCTCCTGCTGCACCAGGGGATGCGCAGCCCCGACCTGACGCTGGACGCGCCACGGTTCACCGGACGCGTGGACGCGGCCCGGACCCTGCTGCTCGACCGCACGCGGACGCCGGACGCGCCCGACGACGTCCGTGGCACGGTGCTCGACGCCCTGGCCGGCGCGGTCGCGATGATCGACCGGGCCGGGCGCCCCGAACAACTCCTGCACGGGGAACCCCACCCCGGCAACGTCCTGTCGACCCCCGCCGGGCTCCGGTTCGTCGACTGGGAGACGTGCTGCCGCGGGCCGGTGGAACTCGACGTCGCCCACGCCCCGGACGAGGTCGCGCAGCACTACCCGGGGTTGGACCCCGCCGTTCTGCACGCCTGTCGGATCGTCATGTACGCCCTCATCGTGACGTGGCGGTGGGACCGCGACGACCGGTTGCCGGACCGGGAACGGCTCGCGCGGGTCTGGTTCGCCGAACTGCAGGCGCTCCTGGACGACCCGGCCCCCGGCTGA
- a CDS encoding SDR family NAD(P)-dependent oxidoreductase, whose product MSGTLDGKVAVVTGGTSGIGLAIARRFVAEGAQVFVTGRRQAQVDAADADLGPQAMGVRADVAVLSDLDGLYDVVRERAGRIDVLVANAGGTEPQVLGGITEEQFDATFSTNVKGTVFSVQKALPLLSPGASVILTGSTASVRPDAGLEVYGASKAAVRSLARSWTLNAPENGFRVNVLSPGPTRTPGLLGLVPEEQREEFAASLGSALPAGRLGEPDEIAAAALFLASDASAFVRGAEWFVDGGRTSA is encoded by the coding sequence ATGAGCGGGACGCTGGACGGCAAGGTGGCCGTGGTCACCGGGGGGACGAGCGGGATCGGGCTGGCCATCGCGCGCCGGTTCGTCGCGGAAGGGGCGCAGGTGTTCGTCACCGGGCGCCGGCAGGCGCAGGTGGACGCGGCGGATGCCGACCTGGGACCGCAGGCCATGGGGGTGCGCGCCGACGTCGCGGTCCTGTCCGACCTCGACGGCCTCTACGACGTCGTCCGCGAGCGCGCCGGGAGGATCGACGTCCTCGTCGCGAACGCCGGCGGGACCGAACCGCAGGTGCTCGGCGGCATCACCGAGGAGCAGTTCGACGCGACGTTCTCGACCAACGTCAAGGGCACGGTCTTCTCCGTGCAGAAGGCGTTGCCCCTGCTCTCGCCCGGAGCCTCGGTCATCCTCACGGGGTCGACCGCGTCGGTCCGCCCCGATGCGGGCCTGGAGGTCTACGGAGCGAGCAAGGCCGCGGTGCGCTCCCTCGCGCGCAGCTGGACGCTCAACGCCCCCGAGAACGGGTTCCGCGTGAACGTGCTGAGCCCCGGCCCGACCCGCACGCCCGGGCTGCTCGGCCTCGTTCCCGAGGAGCAGCGGGAGGAGTTCGCCGCCTCGCTGGGCAGCGCCCTGCCGGCCGGACGGCTCGGGGAACCCGACGAGATCGCCGCGGCCGCGCTGTTCCTGGCCTCCGACGCCTCCGCCTTCGTCCGCGGTGCCGAGTGGTTCGTCGACGGCGGCCGCACCAGCGCGTGA
- a CDS encoding TetR/AcrR family transcriptional regulator, with protein sequence MARPREFDETSVLTSARDQFWATGFAGTSMDAIASATGLGKGSLYGAFGGKRELFRRVFDDYCAAAVGSAAERLDGGDDGALERLTGYLLEHATSSAEPGHRACLLAKGTAELAEHDDVVAARSREAFDGLRSALAAELERCRRHGDLSPDADVEQVAGLLVAVHRGIEALGEAGTDAATLRGVAQSALDLLPRPAPRRRRSAAPRD encoded by the coding sequence GTGGCCAGGCCGAGGGAGTTCGACGAGACGAGCGTGCTGACCAGCGCTCGTGACCAGTTCTGGGCGACGGGGTTCGCCGGGACGAGCATGGACGCGATCGCGAGCGCCACGGGCCTGGGCAAGGGCAGCCTCTACGGGGCGTTCGGGGGTAAGCGCGAACTGTTCCGCCGCGTGTTCGACGACTACTGCGCCGCCGCAGTCGGTTCCGCGGCCGAGCGGCTGGACGGTGGTGACGACGGCGCGCTGGAACGGCTGACCGGGTACCTGCTCGAGCACGCCACGTCCAGCGCGGAACCGGGCCACCGGGCCTGCCTGCTCGCCAAGGGCACGGCTGAGCTCGCGGAGCACGACGACGTCGTCGCCGCCCGCTCGCGCGAGGCGTTCGACGGATTGCGCAGCGCCCTCGCCGCCGAACTCGAACGGTGCCGGCGACACGGCGATCTGAGCCCTGACGCGGACGTGGAGCAGGTGGCGGGGCTCCTGGTCGCCGTCCACCGCGGCATCGAGGCCCTCGGTGAGGCCGGTACCGATGCGGCCACCCTGCGCGGCGTCGCGCAGTCGGCCCTGGACCTGCTGCCGCGCCCCGCGCCCCGCAGGCGCCGGTCCGCCGCGCCGCGGGACTGA